One genomic segment of Mangifera indica cultivar Alphonso chromosome 6, CATAS_Mindica_2.1, whole genome shotgun sequence includes these proteins:
- the LOC123219283 gene encoding protein DOG1-like 4, with protein MHKPPLTVALTPSSICFFDHLLPPFHHFYKGFTFYVYKPRCIINQFTNMKSQVEERFTEFFEKWVCQLEEYLHQLIKVSKETDSNEADQQAVVSKVTTHLKEYYTVKWALAHEDVLVFYCPGWISTLENAYSWLTGWKPSMIFKLVDSMRKAGIPGASLSELSEQQVKKIEELRVKIRFEEEKVERDMERQQVSMADRRMVELSRLASRATNGGDTTVQVDGLVEVALKGLKIGLEKVMKGADCVRLKTLKGVLDILNSKQCVDFLAGTCLLHIRLQLCGKNRDANCALELKTSLGV; from the coding sequence ATGCACAAGCCACCCCTCACCGTGGCCTTAACTCCTTCTTCCATCTGTTTCTTTGATCACCTTCTTCCCCCATTTCATCACTTCTATAAAGGCTTCACATTTTATGTTTACAAGCCGAGAtgtataattaatcaatttacaaatatgaaaaGCCAAGTTGAAGAGAGGTTCACCGAGTTCTTCGAGAAGTGGGTTTGTCAACTTGAAGAATACCTTCATCAACTCATTAAGGTTTCAAAGGAGACTGATTCAAATGAAGCCGATCAACAAGCTGTAGTATCGAAAGTGACAACCCATTTGAAAGAGTACTACACAGTCAAATGGGCTCTAGCTCATGAAGACGTGCTTGTGTTCTATTGTCCGGGTTGGATAAGCACATTAGAGAATGCTTATTCATGGCTTACTGGGTGGAAACCATCGATGATTTTCAAACTTGTCGACTCTATGAGGAAGGCTGGGATCCCCGGCGCGAGTCTTTCTGAGTTGAGTGAGCAACAAGTGAAGAAGATAGAAGAGTTGAGAGTGAAGATAAGGTTTGAAGAGGAGAAGGTTGAGAGAGACATGGAAAGGCAACAAGTTTCCATGGCGGATAGAAGAATGGTGGAGCTGTCTCGGTTGGCTAGCCGAGCTACAAACGGCGGTGACACAACGGTTCAGGTGGACGGCCTGGTGGAGGTGGCATTGAAAGGATTAAAGATCGGATTGGAAAAAGTTATGAAAGGTGCAGATTGTGTTCGGCTCAAGACACTGAAAGGCGTTTTGGACATATTGAATTCGAAGCAATGTGTAGACTTCTTAGCCGGCACTTGCTTGCTTCACATTCGGCTGCAGCTGTGCGGCAAGAATAGAGACGCCAACTGCGCTTTAGAATTGAAAACAAGCCTTGGTGTTTGA
- the LOC123219279 gene encoding CBL-interacting serine/threonine-protein kinase 20-like produces MDKRGGILMNRYEVGRLLGQGTFAKVYYGRNIKTGESVAIKIIDKKKVMKVGLIDQINREISVMRLVRHPNIVELYEVMATKTRIYFAMEYVRGGELFNKVAKGKLREDAARKYFQQLIGAVEFCHSRGVYHRDLKPENLLLDENGNLKISDFGLSALLESRRKDGLLHTTCGTPAYVSPEVISKKGYDGAKADIWSCGVVLYVLLSGYLPFYDSNLMEMYRKISRGEFKSPNCIPPEVRKLLTRILDPNPNTRITMAELMDNDWFKKTCKQFELSQSPQGQQRNKFIESSESESSSSTSSMATRSPVKPYLYNAFDIISLSQGFNLSGLFEKDVNSNLETRFTTRKPASAIVSKFEEIAMTEGCDFHKKDGTVKLKHSREGRKGQLAIDAEIFQVTPSFHVVELKKAAGDTIEYKEFCTQELKPSLKDIVWTWQGDQP; encoded by the coding sequence ATGGACAAAAGGGGAGGAATATTGATGAACAGGTATGAGGTGGGGCGATTGCTTGGACAAGGGACATTCGCCAAAGTTTATTATGGGAGAAACATCAAGACGGGGGAAAGTGTTGCCATTAAGATTATAGATAAGAAGAAGGTAATGAAGGTTGGTTTGATTGATCAAATCAATAGAGAAATCTCTGTAATGCGCCTCGTTAGGCATCCAAATATTGTAGAGCTTTATGAGGTCATGGCAACCAAAACCAGGATATATTTTGCAATGGAATACGTGAGAGGAGGTGAACTTTTCAACAAAGTTGCCAAAGGGAAGCTCAGGGAAGACGCTGCAAGAAAATATTTCCAACAATTGATTGGTGCTGTTGAGTTTTGCCATAGCCGAGGGGTATATCACCGAGATCTCAAGCCGGAGAATCTCCTTCTCGATGAAAATGGCAACTTGAAAATTTCGGATTTTGGGTTGAGTGCATTGCTGGAATCTAGAAGGAAAGATGGGCTTCTTCACACAACTTGTGGAACTCCTGCTTATGTTTCACCAGAAGTTATCAGCAAGAAGGGCTATGATGGAGCCAAAGCTGATATTTGGTCATGTGGAGTTGTTCTTTATGTTCTTTTATCTGGTTATCTCCCTTTCTATGATTCAAATCTCATGGAAATGTACAGGAAGATCTCAAGAGGTGAATTCAAGAGCCCCAACTGTATTCCACCAGAAGTTCGGAAACTTCTTACCAGGATTCTTGATCCTAATCCCAACACAAGAATCACCATGGCTGAGCTCATGGACAATGACTGGTTTAAGAAGACTTGTAAACAATTTGAACTCTCACAATCCCCACAAGGCCAACAGAGAAACAAGTTTATCGAGTCATCGGAAAGCGAGAGTAGTTCAAGCACATCATCAATGGCGACCAGAAGTCCAGTTAAACCGTATCTTTACAATGCGTTTGACATAATATCTCTCTCCCAAGGCTTTAATCTATCAGGGTTATTCGAGAAAGATGTGAATAGTAATCTAGAAACAAGATTCACTACAAGAAAGCCAGCCTCTGCCATTGTATCGAAATTCGAAGAGATAGCAATGACGGAGGGGTGTGACTTCCACAAGAAGGATGGAACAGTGAAATTAAAACACAGCAGAGAAGGAAGAAAAGGGCAGCTCGCCATAGACGCTGAGATCTTCCAAGTGACACCTTCTTTTCATGTGGTGGAGTTAAAGAAGGCAGCAGGAGATACAATAGAATATAAAGAGTTCTGCACCCAAGAATTGAAGCCTTCTCTCAAGGACATAGTGTGGACATGGCAAGGAGATCAACCATAG